ATAGGAGGTCATTTAAATTGTCCAACTGTAACACGATAGTTTAAAACGTTTTTCTAAAGTCAACAACTCTAAGTCATCATATCGAATGATGCACAGCTTGGGACACATACTCAACACACTCACAGCGTTGTGAATTGACTCACTGCAGTACACTTACAGGTGTAAAAGTGTAAGAAATAAAATTCAAAAGCATCATTAGCAAAAAGTGCGTTGAGGAGCAGCTGCTGTTGGTGAATATGTATAAAGCTTTTTGAGGAACTGAGTAGGATTATTTTCATCTGATGAAGTACTGAAAAGAACTACCCTGTTCTTTCAGTTGCAGCATATCACCTCAAGGGGCTCTATATATTCTTCACCGCATTCTCGTTCATTtccattgtgtgtctgtgcctacaTCTGTGTTCTTGTCACCAAGGGGAAAGTACATATCACACCACACATTCTCACAAGCCTGTTTTTGCTAGAGTGCAAGGCATGGATCATGTATGTGAGGAGGAAGGCAAGCTGGGGCCACAGTCACACGATCAGAGAGGAGACCAGGCCCAGGCAAATGTGGTTACTATGGTTACCGGAAGGTTAAAAATAGGTCCAGATATATCATCCAGAATGGAACCTGCACTCGTTTAATGAAAAAAAACCCTCCGTCATTCATCTTATCATCACTCATTTGCTCTCTTAAGCATGTCCCCTTGTCTGATCCACTCTACTACCCTCCTTCATTTTGCTCTTCTCTGGACTCGTCTGACCATCTTCTCCCCTTaatgttctctctctgcctcgctGAGTTTGTTGGGTGAAGATCTACTCCAAGAATGAGCAAAACCATAGATTAAGATAAATGAGATATGAATTATGGCATGAGAGGAGGTCGTTACATGCCCAAGCCCAGACCCAGCTGGCTGACCACGGCAGGTGGAGAGCAGCGATGTGTAAAAGGGACTTCCCCTGCTAAAAGCCAAGAGCCGCTCCATCAATCTGTAGTTTACATAtgctctcttcctttctctctcactcattcactctaaaacacatgcacacacctaacCATTTCCAATTTCACAAGTGTAAAGTACGCTCTTCAGGTTACTTggttcctctctttctgttgtttcctttttgtttgtttgcttgtggtATGAACTCCACATTCTCCTGGATTTCATATGTGAAAagaatgttatttatttttgtttatagacttaaagaaaggaaaaaaaagacatactGACCATGCTGTGCATCGCCagttttcataaatattttgcAAAATTGATGCTTTTTCCCTATTTCCCTGTGGAAAGGAGGGTGGCATTCTGACTGGATCTTTACAAGTGCTACAGTGTAATAAATAATGACTTTCAAACAACCTGCAGCAGTCTCTTCACTTTTCACTtagggcttctacacacagttgtgtTCCATCGAcacatgccagtgggtgttcccgacggtagctatgcaaatgacttggaagtataaccgtaatttgattggttggtgccgtccgttgattggcttgattggccggtgccgtctgtcggtgcagcaacaactgaacttctcaacgcgagcgacgggagaaacgcgacgcaacggacccacaattcagttcggcaacggatgacgtgagcccatgcaAAGTGAATGGAATGCGTCTCCAGCAttgcaacgcacgcaactgtgtgtaggagtcattactgtgtgtgtgtgtgtgtgtgtgtgtctgtgtcttcacaAAAGAAAACACTTTGCATAGGAATATTTTGCTTTGTTATGTTTCACTAAGTAATTGTGATCAACACATTTACCGGTAATTATTAACTGCCTTTactatgttttttgttgttttttatcaCAAAGGCAGTATGTTTGTTAACTTTTAGTTGTCATTATACAATATTATACACATGcaacatatacacagacatacatacacttaCATAGTATATAACATAACTGCATTAGTAAAGTTTTTGCTGAGCATCTCACTgataaccaaagtccttttaggcaagtccctccactcagcggccatttgacaacgctttttgggcactcgtcggggcatccatttcggcagaaatgcgcatgcgcaaggcttcaacGACACccatcttgctccagcggcgagatcacaacacatgattggcacgatgtcttcacaacacaccatatgattggctcaatgtattcacatgtcgacgttttgccgaggaaggggtgggatatgtgtagacaacggccataatggcgtgacaaactagccccatgcatttctatggagtattttttgagtgctgtgtctccacatttaAAAGTCTCTGCTGTAACCCAGTGTGATTATCAGGAAATGTAAAAGCCACACCTTAGCAGTGTAAAAACAGAAAGGGGCATAACAAATTAGAAAATAATTAGAGAATGCAATTATTCAGTTATTTATGTGTGAAGATGTAAGATAGACAATACATTTTGATGCATACTGCAAATTGATTTTTCTGTTACATTCTTTCTACAAATCTGTTTATAGGCAATGTGTACCTCATTTGAAAGTGATGCAAAGCTTATGTAACGGCTCCAACACACACTTAATATCCAAGattaatatctctctctctctctctatatatatatatatatatactgtgtgtgtgtgtatatatatataacaatatatAAACAATATAAACAGCACTGCAAAGACAAAATAATATTGATTAAGAAACAAAACTGTATATGAAAGCAGTAGAAAAAAACGAATAAACTAGAAACatgacatgaaataaaataataataaaaacgaACTCACAACcactttttaatttatttctaAAACAAGCAACTGTTGGAGCCGATCTGATCTCCAAAAGGAGGTGGTTCCAGCAGTGGGCACCATAATGGCTCAATGCCATTTCACCCTGTTTAGTTTTGACCCTGGGCACTACCAGAAGACCAGTGTCAGTATATCTAGTTGGTGACCTAGAGACCTAGTAGGTTTATACTGTAGTATTTGCAGTATTTTCTGTTACCGTAGTTTTAATGCATTGGCTGTTGAGCTGTAACAATACTAATTTGTTGCTTGTACATCCACAGGTCACTGGAACGCACCATAGATCCAGGGATCGTGCTTAGCCCTTACATTATCCTTAGCACAGAGGAAAGGAGCCGCAAGGCCTGCAAGGTCCAAATACAGGTCAGGTAAATGGAGTAGAGGACACATAATATCTCAAATGATCTATGGTAGTATGCTTACACATACTTTTTGATTCTTAAATGTTACATACCACAGGTACCCAACAAATGCAGGCTTGTGAAGAGGAAGCTCCAGTTTGTGGTCTGTACCACCAAGTAGGTTTTGCTATGTAGTGAAATACTAACCACATGTAGTCTTACGTTTTGCAGTCTCCCTGTTGATATATCAAAGACATAAACATGTAATGACTTAACTGTATGGTTGAAATCTGGTTCGGTTTGCTCTCATTTTCAACTTATTTCATAGGAGGGAGGCCACAGAAAAGTGAAGTTCTGTTTCCAAAGGAAGGTACCCTGTTACGGCCCTGTTAAGTCAGTTTTGACCTCTTGAAtcttaaaatatttttgtgtttgttttaattacatttatagtaatgttgttgagtttgtctatttgttgtatttgtatttgtactgTATTTTGTACCATGCACTTGTAGGCCTACGTTCAAAACTCAGATGTATTATTCATTTATGATTATGTAATGCACAGGTTGGGTGAATTAAGGCACAATGATGGTTTTAATATTGAGTTCGTTTCCACTTTCTAAATGAATAAAGTGGTCATCAAAAATTGCTTTACACTGGCTCTGGCTTTATCATTTCAGTAGTTACAGAATATTATATTTGGGAGTTGAAGTTTTTAACGGTATACCAGTCCGATCTATCAGTTATACCAACGTGCTTTAGGACTGTGCATCCCAAGATGCATCTTTGACCTTCAGTGGGCGGAGACTGAAATGTCAAACATGGCGTCCGGGATCCTCACGAAAGGTGAAACTGGAAACATTTTTGTTTGTAAATGAATGTTAGACCAATTTTACAATTCGCAAATTGTTATTTGCGAAGTTGTATTCAGTCGTCTTTTCTATGTGGCATGTTAGTACATCTGTATAACTTAAAACGTAGCTCGAAGTCTTTGAGATCCACGTCCAACTAGTTAGCATAACGATACTATCGTCGATAGGTATGGTTTGGCTAAACATGTCGACTAGGTTACTGGCTAGGCATGTAATCTGGTGTCTGTACCGCATATCTTGTTTTGATTTGTGCCGGTTGCCTTTTCTTGTTGCAGTGATCAGTGGACTCCGATGCCCTCGCTTTACCGCAGCTGCGCTGTCTTGTAGCGGACAAGCCTACAGCACAGCAGCTTTACCAAAGGCAGTAGTAACACCAAATGACATCACAGGTGAGGAGACAACAGATTCCATTCAATAATTTGTCATCAGCCTTGTGTGAATTCACTGCATTTCAATAGATTTCACAATTAAGTAAAtgagcacacactcaattaTGGCCTTGGCTGTTAGAAAAGAGGATGTGCAGCGTGTCATGGGTCCTTGTAACGCTATCCCTTACTTATGCCATCACGGATGTGAAGCTAACATATAATTTTCTCTGTTCATCTTAACAGTTGACTCAGACAAACTCCTGAATGTTCCGCTTAGCCAACCAGACTTCTTCCGTGTGTCCGAACTCTTCAGTCTGAAGGACCTGTTTGATGCGCGTGTTCACCTTGGTCATAAGAAGGGATGTCGGCACAGGTGATTGTGTAGACTTAAGATGTCTAAGTGTTGTGTAAGATTGAGATTTTGTAACGGGGAGCTGTGGCACAAGTGGCTGCAGCGTCGGTACCACAAATCGGGTCCAAGTGTCCACCTGGGCTTGAATCCGACCAGtggtcatttcccaatccctCCCTATTTATGTATCCCACTCGTTTcttgtcactcttcactgtcctaaaaaaaggcaaaaagccccaaaatatactttaaagaaaaacaaaaacattttatagcataaaaaaaaacattgttttataACAAAGCCAGCTAATGTGCAGAAATGAACCATCTAAGTGTAATATTTTGCGGTATTGGGCACTGATCTTCATAATAGTTAATGTTCTCCCATTCTTTGAatctttcctctctgtctctctcaggctAATGGAACCTTACTTGTTTGGAAGCCGTTTGGAGGTTGACGTCATTGACCTGGAGCAGACAGTGGAACACCTGCAGCTGGCGCTCAACTTCACGGCACACGTGGCCTTCCGTGGGGGCGTCATCCTGTTTGTCAGTCGGCGGCGGCAGTTTGGCCACCTGGTGGAGCGCACGGCCCGAGAGTGTGGCGAGTACGCTCACACACGCTACTGGCAAGGAGGCCTGCTCACCAACGCCACTATCCAGTATGGCCCTGGCGTGCGGCTGCCTGATCTAGTGGTCTTTTTGTCCACGCTCAACAACGTATTCCAGCCCCACACGGCGATCCGGGATGCGGCCAAGATGAACATCCCGACAGTTGGCGTAGTGGACACCAACTGCAACCCCAGTCTCATCACTTACCCAGTGCCGGCCAACGATGACACCCCAGCCGCAATGGAGCTCTACTGCCGGCTGTTCAAGATGACCATCAACAGGGCCAAGGACAAGCGGAAACAGTTGGAATTGCTCAGAGGCTTGGGGCCTGCTGCATCCAAGTGAACCAGACTGTGTCATAGTGAACCACACTGTTTCAAGTATGACCGAAATTACTTGAGTGCAATGGGGTTCTTGAAGTTCTGAACCCATTGCATCAGCGTGAGCAAACTGGCAGCATACAATACAGTGCTTGTCATATCACTTATGCTTTTGCAACtctgcacaccacaccactcaacacAGTGCAGCCCAAAATAACATTCAGCAGGTTGATCTCAACTTACCTCAACATATTATGGACTGCCTGCTAAGCAGTGTATAAATGATTGGTTGTGTCTGTTTTGTCAGAGAATAAAGTTTAATCAGTGGAATAAATGACAAATCGTGCAATTGATAGTGGGAAAAATACTTTCTAATGATGCAAACATGCACCTCTGAAGGAGGCCCGGTTTTCTTGTGAACCTATGAATGATGTTATTTATGTTGACAGTTCAGCTCATAGTAAGGCTGTATATGAAATATTAGGTGCAAGTTGTAGTTGTGATTTAGTCATCTAACCTTAGTCAAAGTATTTATGTGGTGACCATAACATGAACCATCCTGAGAATTTTGATAACTGAAAAACTGCTTGATGTCTATCAACCTTGAGCTTAAATTAAACTAAAATAATATCAGACTCATCCGCTCTcattaaatatactgtataaaatTGATTTTCACCAGTAATACTGGGAATATTTGCGTGCAACAATACAACCATCACAGGTGGGAGGAGTCACGGTACTAGACAAAAACAGAAGAAGCACGAGCGCACGACGCAAAGAAGGGAAGCCACTATCTGAAAGACGGCACAAAATTCAAGCTTTTATTTTCATTGATAAATTAGAAGTGAATTGTTTTGACGGAAGCTGTCAACTTCGTTTGACGCGTCTTCGCGTTGTGTATTTTGTGGGTATTGTCCTACATTAATCCCGTACTTTACAGACGCGTTGCTGTCAGTCTAGTTACAGTCCTAGGTAGACATGCGAGAGCCCGTCTATTAAAAATTATCTGACCATATCACTGCAAAGGTGAGTTAAACACAATTATTTTAAGTGAGTGGATATTAAATTAGAGCATAATTGACAAATAGCCTTCCATAAAACTTGATGAATGTTAAAGTTCAACTATTAACGTTTAGCTAGGAAGCCTATCATTGGCATgcccttgatttttttttaatccagaTTGCAGCTATTATCTAATCAGCAGGTTCCAACACCATAGTTTTTACGGTAATCGAATGTGTACAATTTTAGTATTGCCTAGTCTAGTTTACAACATTTATGAGTCTGTCAGATTATACTATTCGACGTTAGTATCTTAGCAAATATGACACGTGTTGCATCCATAACGTTAGATGGATGGAAAGTTCCAGATACAGAACATGTTGGGTGCAACAAGATCAAGAAATCGTAAAAGATCTCCATGATAAGACTTAATGAGTCCGTAATGGAGCATAGCTGTGCAATTTCAGTGCGCAATGATATGTTTTTACGCTGCACCTCGCAGTGTTTGTTGTATATTTGCATGATTCGTTTAGTGCGTAGGCTACCGATTAATGACTGTGATATAAGCGTTCTGAGCATCTGATTACCGCTAGAGGCGCTGTATTGTTGACAGTTGTTAACTTCACAGCTACTGCTGTTATTCAGGCTTTACGAGTTATGGCTTTGCATTGCATCTGTTGCTTCAACAGCCTGGGAGCAGCTGCTGTCCTGTAAAACCGTTGGGGTGCAGTTTGAAGGGATTATGAACTTGTTAGGCCTGGAATGACTGTATTTACCAGTTAAGTTTTCTGTTCATATTATTCATATGGTGGATCTCTTCTGATGTTTGGTACATTGTGTCTGTATCTACTGTTATATTATTAAGTGCTCTACATTAGAGTATCTGATTTATATGATCACTGCATCTAAAGCTGACATTGTAAGTGGATGTTGTTATTTTGCCCCTCGAGACGTAACTGTGGCACTGATGCCACTGTTGTGCCATAAGTGGGCAAACAGAAACTGGCTTGAGTCGGGCCTGCGTGCCCTGTGCAGTGGGCTGTGGGCATGGTAATCAGCCAGATAAACCACTAAAGTGTGTGCTTTCCGCTCACTACCCACCCACTGCACTGATGTGCAGGAGGGTGTTGTGGTGCTATTCCCATATGGATTTACAAAGCATGAAATGAGTgatgaatgtaaaatgtagtGTTTGTAGTTGGTCTGCTAAAGTTCT
The Alosa alosa isolate M-15738 ecotype Scorff River chromosome 12, AALO_Geno_1.1, whole genome shotgun sequence DNA segment above includes these coding regions:
- the mrps2 gene encoding 28S ribosomal protein S2, mitochondrial, with the protein product MSNMASGILTKVISGLRCPRFTAAALSCSGQAYSTAALPKAVVTPNDITVDSDKLLNVPLSQPDFFRVSELFSLKDLFDARVHLGHKKGCRHRLMEPYLFGSRLEVDVIDLEQTVEHLQLALNFTAHVAFRGGVILFVSRRRQFGHLVERTARECGEYAHTRYWQGGLLTNATIQYGPGVRLPDLVVFLSTLNNVFQPHTAIRDAAKMNIPTVGVVDTNCNPSLITYPVPANDDTPAAMELYCRLFKMTINRAKDKRKQLELLRGLGPAASK